Proteins encoded within one genomic window of Aerococcus viridans:
- a CDS encoding ribonuclease HII — translation MTDEKKRAFNLADLGDLKIGQIQTYLASNEVDPVYVQALREDSRKGVQNALLRYDKALLKQQAILDQIEQLKTRENELRQQGYQLIAGVDEVGRGPLAGPVVTSAVILPSDMPPVYFNDSKQLSHTKRQALVADIEKYAIAKTIGIQTAEDIDQSNILIATKQAMMSALNQLHPAPDYVLIDAVHLNDYKKAPQEAIIKGDATVYAIAAASIYAKEYRDNLMAEYADLYPGYGFEANAGYGTKQHLDGLKKYGPSPIHRKTFAPVKNYL, via the coding sequence ATGACTGACGAGAAAAAGAGAGCTTTTAACCTCGCAGACTTAGGTGATTTAAAAATCGGTCAAATTCAAACCTACTTGGCCTCAAATGAAGTTGACCCAGTCTACGTACAAGCTTTACGAGAAGATAGCCGTAAAGGAGTGCAAAATGCCTTATTACGCTATGACAAAGCCTTACTTAAGCAACAAGCGATCTTAGACCAGATTGAACAGCTAAAAACGCGAGAAAACGAATTACGTCAACAAGGCTACCAATTGATTGCTGGGGTGGATGAAGTTGGACGTGGTCCCTTAGCAGGTCCGGTTGTCACTAGTGCCGTTATTTTGCCTAGTGACATGCCGCCTGTCTACTTTAATGACTCTAAACAGTTATCTCATACAAAACGCCAAGCTTTGGTGGCAGACATTGAAAAATATGCTATCGCAAAAACAATCGGGATCCAAACGGCTGAAGACATTGACCAAAGCAATATTTTAATTGCCACAAAGCAAGCCATGATGTCTGCTTTAAACCAATTGCATCCGGCACCTGATTATGTCTTAATCGACGCGGTCCATTTGAATGACTACAAGAAGGCACCTCAAGAAGCTATTATTAAGGGAGATGCGACGGTTTATGCCATTGCAGCAGCGTCCATTTATGCCAAAGAATACCGGGATAACTTGATGGCGGAATATGCAGACCTATATCCAGGATACGGTTTTGAAGCCAATGCTGGGTACGGTACTAAACAACATCTAGACGGTTTAAAAAAATACGGTCCAAGTCCCATTCATCGCAAGACTTTTGCCCCAGTTAAAAATTATTTATAA
- the ylqF gene encoding ribosome biogenesis GTPase YlqF, translating into MAHIQWYPGHMAKAKKEVQSQLNAVDIVLEIRDARIPTASMNPMLDEIIKNKRHMIVLNKQDLADPQQTKEWVKALSGENKLAIALDSKKLGDMKIFRQALKDFTQDIQDKWRNKGILHKSIRVMVIGIPNVGKSTFINQFTKQKKAQVGNKPGVTKGQQWIKIDKDFELLDTPGILWPKFEDQEVADKLALTGGIKDTHFYKDDVALFALEFFLHYYPDAISNHYPIKAEDVHPPYPDLLMALTKRMGMLEDYDRASDKIIRDYRDGKLGRMTLDRIEEYQISENIEVSD; encoded by the coding sequence AAAAGAGGTTCAAAGTCAACTTAACGCAGTGGATATCGTCCTTGAAATTAGGGACGCCCGTATTCCAACAGCTAGTATGAATCCCATGTTAGATGAAATTATTAAAAATAAACGCCACATGATTGTTTTAAATAAACAAGATTTGGCCGACCCCCAACAAACCAAAGAATGGGTCAAAGCCCTTAGCGGCGAAAACAAATTAGCTATCGCTTTGGATTCTAAAAAACTAGGCGATATGAAAATTTTCCGCCAAGCATTAAAAGATTTTACCCAAGACATCCAAGACAAATGGCGCAACAAGGGCATTCTACACAAGTCAATCCGGGTAATGGTTATTGGGATTCCAAACGTTGGTAAGTCAACCTTTATCAACCAGTTCACCAAGCAAAAGAAAGCCCAAGTAGGGAATAAACCAGGGGTTACAAAAGGCCAACAATGGATTAAAATCGATAAAGATTTTGAACTATTGGACACGCCAGGTATCTTATGGCCGAAATTTGAAGACCAGGAAGTTGCCGATAAATTGGCCCTAACTGGTGGCATTAAAGACACCCATTTCTACAAGGATGACGTCGCTTTATTCGCCCTAGAATTCTTCCTACATTATTACCCGGATGCCATCAGCAACCACTACCCAATCAAGGCTGAGGACGTCCACCCACCGTATCCAGACCTATTGATGGCCTTAACCAAGCGTATGGGCATGTTAGAAGACTACGACCGGGCATCAGACAAGATTATCCGTGACTACAGAGACGGTAAATTGGGTCGTATGACCCTAGACCGGATTGAAGAATATCAAATTTCAGAAAATATTGAGGTAAGTGATTAA